In Paenibacillus sp. BIC5C1, a genomic segment contains:
- the polA gene encoding DNA polymerase I: MDKFILIDGNSIIYRAFFAMPPLTNSKGLHTNAVYGFTTMLLRLLEEHKPTHVMVAFDAGKVTFRHEGYQEYKGGREKTPPELSEQFPLLKELLQGFGIAQFELAGFEADDIIGTLTKRADEAGRQVLVVSGDKDMLQLASEHVHIGLTRKGVTEIELYDPAQIKERYGLTPLQIIDLKGLMGDTSDNIPGIPGVGEKTALKLLHQFGSVEEVLNGTGELKGKMKEKIEAHAEDARMSKQLATIHREVPLEQTWEDMQFAGLKEELAGPALAKLEFKSLLERLSFRASVVSEQEAVPAAAVESSIATEETVSELFGSLESIDVLHVETHGDNPHQAKLIGLAVGSAGTYTFLSPELLQSEAAAPVREWLGNADQPKRGYDLHRVDLALHAHGIEFAGASFDVQLAAYLLDPTESNQTISGLTTKYGLPSLVEDDTVMGKGAKYRVPEADILGDFLCRKAAAVAAIIPLQEQALESNEMNALFHELEMPLSRILADMEKQGIKANTADLQALGSEFEENISRLMAEIYKLSGTEFNLNSPKQLGEILFDKLGLPVVKKTKTGYSTDAEVLEKLAPYNDVVKHILQYRQLAKLQSTYVEGLLKEISDKDGKVHTFYRQTIAATGRLSSQFPNLQNIPIRMEEGRKIRKVFVPSEPGWSILAADYSQIELRVLAHISDDERLKEAFVQDMDIHTKTASDVFGVKPEEVDGDMRRSAKAVNFGIVYGISDYGLSQNLHITRKEAAQFIDQYFEVFQGVRRYMDDIVKEARQAGYVKTLLERRRYLPEINASNFNLRSFAERTAMNTPIQGTAADIIKLAMVQMDEALRERKLKSRMLLQVHDELVFEVPADELELMKELVPSVMEKALELSVPLKAEVSYGENWYEAK; encoded by the coding sequence ATGGACAAGTTTATTCTTATAGATGGAAATAGCATTATTTACAGGGCGTTTTTTGCAATGCCGCCGCTAACGAACTCGAAAGGCTTGCACACCAATGCGGTGTACGGCTTCACCACGATGCTGCTGCGCTTGCTGGAAGAGCATAAACCGACACATGTGATGGTGGCATTTGATGCAGGCAAAGTTACGTTCAGGCACGAAGGTTACCAGGAATATAAGGGTGGTCGAGAGAAAACACCACCGGAGTTGTCAGAGCAATTTCCCCTGTTGAAAGAGCTGCTTCAGGGTTTCGGGATTGCCCAGTTTGAGCTTGCGGGGTTTGAAGCGGATGACATTATCGGAACATTAACGAAGCGTGCGGATGAGGCTGGTAGACAGGTTCTCGTTGTGTCTGGTGACAAAGATATGCTGCAGCTTGCATCTGAACATGTTCATATCGGTCTTACGCGCAAAGGGGTAACCGAGATTGAACTGTACGATCCTGCTCAGATCAAGGAGCGTTATGGTCTGACCCCGTTGCAAATCATTGATCTCAAAGGTCTGATGGGCGATACATCCGACAATATTCCGGGCATTCCTGGTGTTGGAGAGAAAACGGCTCTGAAACTGCTGCACCAGTTCGGTTCGGTTGAAGAAGTCCTGAACGGTACAGGTGAGCTAAAAGGAAAAATGAAAGAAAAGATTGAGGCTCACGCCGAAGATGCACGTATGAGCAAGCAGCTTGCTACGATCCACCGTGAAGTTCCATTGGAACAAACTTGGGAAGATATGCAGTTTGCTGGCTTAAAAGAGGAACTGGCAGGCCCGGCTTTGGCCAAGCTCGAATTCAAGTCTTTGCTTGAGCGTCTGTCATTCCGCGCAAGTGTTGTTTCTGAACAGGAAGCCGTTCCGGCTGCCGCGGTGGAATCCTCCATTGCAACAGAAGAAACGGTTAGTGAACTGTTCGGTTCACTCGAATCCATTGATGTGTTGCATGTGGAGACACATGGCGATAATCCCCATCAGGCGAAACTAATTGGGCTTGCTGTTGGTTCAGCCGGAACCTATACATTCCTGTCTCCCGAGTTGCTTCAGTCTGAGGCAGCGGCCCCAGTAAGAGAATGGCTTGGCAATGCAGATCAACCCAAGCGTGGTTATGATCTGCACCGTGTCGATCTCGCACTTCATGCGCATGGCATTGAGTTTGCTGGAGCGTCATTTGATGTGCAGCTGGCTGCCTATCTGCTTGATCCAACCGAATCGAATCAGACAATTAGCGGCCTGACTACGAAGTATGGTCTGCCTTCCCTTGTGGAGGATGATACGGTTATGGGCAAAGGTGCAAAATACCGGGTGCCTGAGGCGGATATACTGGGCGATTTTCTATGTCGCAAAGCGGCGGCAGTAGCAGCCATTATTCCACTCCAGGAGCAGGCACTGGAGAGCAATGAGATGAACGCGCTTTTCCATGAACTGGAGATGCCGCTGTCACGTATTTTGGCAGATATGGAGAAACAGGGGATTAAAGCTAATACGGCAGATTTGCAGGCTTTGGGTAGCGAGTTTGAAGAAAATATCAGCAGGTTGATGGCGGAAATCTACAAGCTTTCCGGCACGGAATTCAATCTGAATTCACCGAAACAGCTGGGTGAGATTTTATTCGATAAGCTAGGTCTGCCTGTGGTGAAGAAAACAAAAACAGGATACTCTACGGATGCCGAAGTATTAGAGAAGCTGGCTCCATATAATGATGTGGTCAAACATATTCTGCAGTATCGTCAACTTGCCAAGTTGCAGTCCACATATGTAGAAGGACTTCTTAAAGAGATTTCAGATAAGGATGGCAAGGTGCATACGTTTTACCGTCAGACGATCGCGGCTACTGGACGTCTGAGCAGCCAGTTCCCGAACTTGCAGAACATTCCGATTCGGATGGAGGAAGGTCGTAAAATCAGGAAGGTATTTGTTCCTTCCGAGCCGGGCTGGTCCATTTTGGCAGCTGACTATTCGCAGATTGAACTGCGCGTCCTTGCACATATTTCAGATGATGAGCGGCTGAAGGAAGCTTTTGTTCAGGATATGGATATCCATACGAAGACGGCCTCAGATGTGTTTGGTGTGAAGCCAGAAGAGGTGGATGGGGACATGCGTCGTTCTGCCAAGGCGGTTAACTTCGGGATTGTATATGGCATCAGTGATTACGGCCTTTCGCAGAACCTGCACATCACACGGAAAGAGGCAGCACAGTTTATCGACCAGTATTTTGAAGTATTCCAGGGTGTGCGTCGATATATGGATGATATTGTGAAGGAAGCCCGTCAGGCTGGTTATGTTAAAACGTTGCTGGAACGCCGTCGTTATCTGCCAGAAATTAATGCAAGCAACTTTAATCTGCGTTCCTTCGCGGAACGGACAGCGATGAATACACCGATTCAGGGAACTGCGGCAGATATCATCAAGCTTGCCATGGTTCAGATGGATGAAGCACTGCGTGAACGCAAGCTGAAGAGCCGTATGCTGCTACAGGTGCACGATGAACTTGTATTCGAAGTGCCTGCGGATGAGCTGGAACTGATGAAAGAGCTGGTTCCTTCGGTGATGGAAAAAGCATTGGAGCTGTCAGTGCCGCTAAAAGCAGAAGTTAGCTACGGAGAAAACTGGTACGAGGCTAAATAA
- the mutM gene encoding DNA-formamidopyrimidine glycosylase: MPELPEVETVRRTLNQLIVGKTIDSVTVSLPRIIQRPDDIDAFAMELKGHTVMGVERRGKFLRILLDGLVLVSHLRMEGRYGVYQQHEEVEKHTHVIFHFTDGTELRYKDVRQFGTMHLFNAGEELVSKPLLKLGLEPLDPAFTVAAFRDAVGKRTTKIKAVLLNQAYVVGIGNIYVDEALFRAGIHPETIAKTLTEAQLTVLHEAIVITLQDAVDAGGSSIKSYVNGQGEMGMFQHQLKIYGRKSEPCASCGTLIEKSVVGGRGTHYCPKCQPLL, translated from the coding sequence ATGCCGGAATTACCGGAAGTCGAAACAGTCAGAAGAACATTGAATCAACTTATTGTTGGCAAGACCATTGACTCAGTTACCGTTAGCTTGCCGCGGATTATTCAGCGGCCGGACGACATAGATGCATTTGCAATGGAACTTAAGGGACATACCGTGATGGGTGTGGAGCGCAGAGGCAAGTTTTTGCGTATTTTGCTGGACGGGCTGGTGCTTGTTTCCCATCTGCGGATGGAAGGAAGGTACGGGGTGTACCAACAGCATGAGGAAGTGGAGAAGCATACCCATGTTATCTTTCACTTTACCGACGGTACAGAATTACGTTATAAGGATGTCCGTCAATTCGGTACAATGCACCTCTTTAATGCAGGGGAGGAACTTGTATCCAAACCCTTGTTAAAACTGGGGCTTGAGCCGCTTGATCCTGCGTTTACTGTAGCTGCATTTCGTGATGCTGTTGGCAAACGCACGACCAAAATCAAAGCCGTCTTGTTAAATCAGGCATATGTGGTCGGCATCGGGAATATTTATGTGGACGAGGCATTGTTCCGTGCAGGCATTCATCCCGAGACCATTGCCAAGACATTGACCGAAGCCCAGTTAACCGTACTTCATGAAGCGATCGTGATTACGCTGCAGGATGCGGTGGATGCAGGTGGTTCCTCCATTAAGTCCTATGTCAATGGACAGGGTGAGATGGGAATGTTCCAGCATCAGTTGAAAATATATGGACGCAAGTCTGAACCCTGTGCATCGTGTGGCACATTAATCGAGAAGAGTGTAGTCGGTGGCAGAGGAACACATTACTGTCCGAAGTGTCAACCATTGCTCTAA
- a CDS encoding manganese efflux pump — protein MLHHFISLLALALALSLDGFGVGITYGLRRTKIPLVSIVVISICSGLVIALSMQVGVLLSHVVSPDVASIVGAVILIGIGAWSLLQLIRKRDKEQLETDNGVGEGTGARGIQSSTQVSPEAQSKGRNQVLALELEPSASGGSLERMVFTLELRKLGVVIQILRSPSKADMDNSGSISVQEAMWLGIALSLDAFGAGLGAALLGFPTLWTALVIALFSGAFLSLGMRVGLRFAALRWMRRLSVLPALLLMIMGIMKLL, from the coding sequence GTGCTGCATCATTTTATTTCATTACTGGCGCTTGCTTTGGCGCTTAGTTTAGATGGTTTTGGAGTCGGGATTACATATGGGCTGCGGAGGACTAAAATTCCGCTGGTATCCATTGTCGTCATTTCCATCTGTTCGGGTCTGGTTATTGCATTATCCATGCAAGTAGGTGTGCTTCTGTCTCATGTCGTATCTCCGGACGTGGCTTCAATTGTTGGAGCGGTTATTCTGATCGGTATTGGCGCATGGTCGTTGCTGCAACTCATTCGTAAACGAGACAAAGAACAGCTGGAAACGGACAATGGAGTGGGTGAGGGAACAGGGGCAAGAGGAATCCAGAGCAGTACGCAAGTCTCCCCAGAAGCTCAGTCGAAGGGTAGAAATCAAGTGCTTGCGCTTGAGCTTGAACCATCTGCTTCTGGAGGATCTCTGGAACGAATGGTGTTTACACTTGAGCTGAGGAAGCTGGGTGTGGTTATTCAAATTTTGCGTAGCCCATCAAAGGCGGATATGGATAACTCGGGCAGTATATCTGTCCAAGAAGCGATGTGGCTTGGTATAGCTCTTTCTCTGGATGCTTTCGGTGCAGGATTGGGTGCTGCATTATTGGGATTCCCGACTCTGTGGACAGCATTAGTTATCGCGTTGTTTAGCGGGGCATTTTTGTCACTGGGCATGAGGGTTGGATTACGCTTTGCTGCTTTGCGTTGGATGCGAAGATTATCTGTGCTGCCTGCGCTTTTATTAATGATTATGGGAATAATGAAGTTGTTGTGA
- the coaE gene encoding dephospho-CoA kinase (Dephospho-CoA kinase (CoaE) performs the final step in coenzyme A biosynthesis.), which yields MNIGLTGGIATGKSSVSAFLASQGALLIDADVIAREVMLPGHPVLAAAVQRFGQAILNVDGTLDRKKLGSIVFQNPEERKALEAITHPAIRKEMRERAALYQLEHPDKLVVSDIPLLYESGLEDGFEEVMVVYVPRSVQRERLMSRDGMTAEQADARIDVQMDIEDKKQRADVVIDNSGLWSETEQQIISFLHRKGLI from the coding sequence ATGAATATTGGCTTAACCGGCGGGATCGCGACAGGCAAAAGCAGTGTGTCCGCCTTTCTCGCCAGTCAGGGAGCGTTGCTCATTGATGCAGATGTTATTGCCCGGGAAGTAATGCTGCCCGGGCATCCCGTTTTGGCTGCGGCTGTTCAGCGGTTCGGACAAGCCATATTGAATGTGGACGGAACACTGGATCGTAAAAAGCTGGGCAGTATTGTGTTTCAGAATCCAGAGGAACGCAAGGCACTGGAGGCTATTACACATCCTGCGATCCGCAAGGAGATGCGCGAACGCGCTGCTCTGTATCAGCTTGAACATCCGGACAAGCTGGTCGTATCGGATATTCCGTTGTTGTACGAGTCAGGGCTGGAGGATGGCTTCGAGGAAGTGATGGTTGTTTACGTTCCGAGGTCTGTGCAGCGGGAACGACTGATGAGCCGGGATGGAATGACGGCGGAACAGGCAGATGCCCGTATAGACGTACAGATGGATATTGAAGATAAGAAGCAGCGTGCTGACGTGGTTATCGATAACAGCGGCCTGTGGTCAGAGACGGAGCAGCAAATCATTTCATTTTTGCATCGTAAGGGCTTAATATGA
- a CDS encoding lytic transglycosylase domain-containing protein: MRLLRKKRVLLLMFVSFVLVLFLNTNWMSWFYPIHYKEEIRAQSQSYEVDPFLIASIIKVETNFKTSKESKRGAIGLMQLMPDTANWIMEQAKIPGTSLEELKHEPERNIQLGTWYLRNLSDQFDGNEAAMIAAYNAGPGKVNSWLRDGVWDGSFETVKDIPFGETRHYVQRVIYYYNQYVKIYNTF, translated from the coding sequence ATGAGATTGCTGCGTAAGAAACGGGTATTGTTGTTGATGTTTGTGTCTTTTGTATTGGTGCTGTTCCTGAATACCAATTGGATGTCATGGTTCTATCCAATTCATTATAAGGAAGAGATTCGTGCCCAGTCTCAGAGTTATGAGGTTGATCCGTTTCTCATCGCTTCCATCATCAAGGTGGAGACCAATTTTAAAACAAGTAAGGAATCCAAGAGAGGTGCCATCGGGTTAATGCAGCTGATGCCTGACACTGCTAACTGGATTATGGAGCAAGCCAAAATTCCGGGCACCTCACTGGAAGAATTGAAGCACGAGCCTGAAAGGAATATCCAGCTGGGTACCTGGTATTTACGCAATCTGTCAGATCAATTTGACGGGAATGAAGCGGCTATGATTGCAGCTTACAATGCAGGTCCAGGTAAAGTGAACTCATGGCTAAGAGATGGTGTATGGGATGGTTCGTTCGAGACGGTCAAAGATATTCCGTTTGGAGAAACCCGGCACTATGTACAACGCGTCATTTATTATTATAATCAGTATGTAAAGATCTATAATACGTTCTAA
- a CDS encoding alpha/beta-type small acid-soluble spore protein, producing the protein MAQSNGNSNNLVVTKASAALEQLKYEVAQELGISIPQDGYQGNMTSYENGSIGGYITKRLVTIAEQQLAGQYQ; encoded by the coding sequence ATGGCACAAAGCAATGGTAACTCCAACAACCTGGTGGTAACTAAAGCTTCCGCAGCTCTCGAACAACTGAAATATGAAGTTGCTCAAGAACTCGGAATCAGCATCCCACAAGACGGATACCAAGGTAACATGACTTCTTACGAGAACGGTTCGATCGGTGGATACATCACGAAGCGTCTGGTAACAATTGCAGAACAGCAATTGGCAGGTCAATACCAATAA
- the nrdR gene encoding transcriptional regulator NrdR gives MKCPYCAYLGTKVLDSRPANESKSIRRRRECEQCSRRFTTFEMVEETPLIVIKKDGSREEFSRDKILRGLIRACEKRPVSVETLEMMVSEVEKSLRNTADAEVESRQIGELLMEQLFPVDEVAYVRFASVYRQFKDINMFMKELKSLLSKDDNED, from the coding sequence TTGAAATGTCCTTATTGCGCCTATCTGGGCACAAAGGTGCTTGATTCAAGGCCGGCCAATGAATCAAAATCGATTCGTCGTCGTCGTGAGTGTGAGCAATGTAGCCGTCGATTTACAACTTTTGAAATGGTGGAAGAAACGCCGCTGATCGTCATCAAGAAAGATGGTAGTCGTGAGGAATTTAGTCGGGACAAGATTCTTCGTGGCCTGATTCGGGCTTGTGAGAAACGGCCGGTTTCTGTGGAGACACTGGAAATGATGGTATCTGAGGTAGAGAAGTCTCTGCGAAATACAGCCGATGCAGAAGTAGAGAGCCGTCAGATTGGCGAACTGCTGATGGAACAGCTGTTTCCAGTGGATGAAGTTGCCTATGTGCGCTTCGCTTCAGTGTACCGTCAATTCAAAGACATCAATATGTTCATGAAAGAACTGAAATCTTTATTGTCCAAAGACGACAACGAGGATTAG
- a CDS encoding helix-turn-helix domain-containing protein, whose protein sequence is MNNSEWAESYFPIYTANSIQSLYSTSTMPIHRIHEDLTILLAVSSGKGTLHLDDHIYELIDGMVILIPAKSDVVILGNLMHPLHIYTLSISTQEQKRSLPVEAMGRSSVLAAGTLIEFYEPTIAAQLEELYMYRLPGNEVRHMRNQILFHQVLMGVLERMEARYIASEQPSMERSIAFMENHFSEKITTEGLSEIAGVSRSHYSILFKQLTGFAPNEYLSRLRVHRAKELLISGSASLREIALKVGYKDEFYLSRRFKQQTGESPSGYTRRRPFQRVAVWCAPYASHLMLLGLEPAVVISESSEYVSTEGVSPPQTICFIHSDSSPEQIKSALLDANIELIIAANQHLDMNDLNSERLRSIAPIIEIAWMELGWKEHLRFIAQAIQRVEKAEQWLADFEREEQWARKAIQTSPIVNETLTILVIKPDTLQIYGIRNVGYVMYQSLGLRPPTKIAQEIQRFGDQFHSVSIQLSELQDYEGTRMLVIVFPDEKGSKAHSEGIFNSEYWKELEAVKQNRIYELEQEEWIPYNPVSLRLQLGRAVSLWTGIQ, encoded by the coding sequence ATGAACAACTCGGAATGGGCAGAGTCCTATTTTCCAATATATACAGCAAATAGCATTCAATCATTGTATAGCACGTCAACCATGCCGATACATAGAATTCATGAGGACCTGACCATTCTGTTGGCTGTTTCAAGTGGTAAGGGTACACTTCATCTCGACGATCATATTTACGAACTCATCGATGGCATGGTAATCCTTATTCCGGCGAAGAGTGATGTTGTTATACTGGGGAATCTGATGCATCCACTTCATATATACACCCTCTCCATTAGCACGCAAGAACAGAAGAGATCACTGCCAGTGGAAGCCATGGGACGGTCCAGTGTGCTTGCGGCAGGAACCCTTATTGAGTTCTATGAACCAACCATTGCAGCTCAGCTTGAGGAGCTCTATATGTATCGTTTACCTGGCAATGAAGTCAGGCATATGCGTAACCAGATTCTGTTTCATCAAGTTCTGATGGGTGTGTTGGAACGAATGGAAGCAAGATATATTGCGAGTGAGCAGCCGTCTATGGAACGCAGCATCGCATTTATGGAGAACCATTTTAGTGAGAAAATAACAACCGAAGGGCTTTCCGAAATTGCGGGGGTAAGTCGCTCTCACTACTCGATCCTTTTTAAGCAGCTTACTGGATTCGCACCCAATGAGTATCTCTCACGCTTGCGTGTTCACCGGGCCAAAGAGTTATTAATTAGCGGCTCTGCTTCACTTCGTGAAATTGCGCTGAAGGTTGGGTATAAGGATGAATTCTATCTTAGTCGTCGCTTCAAGCAGCAGACAGGAGAGAGTCCTTCAGGTTACACACGTCGCAGACCTTTTCAACGAGTGGCTGTGTGGTGTGCACCTTATGCGAGCCATCTGATGTTACTTGGATTGGAACCAGCGGTCGTCATCTCGGAAAGCAGCGAATATGTAAGCACAGAAGGAGTTAGCCCACCTCAAACGATATGTTTTATCCATTCCGACAGTTCACCTGAACAAATAAAGTCTGCATTGCTAGATGCTAATATTGAGCTTATCATAGCAGCTAATCAGCACCTAGACATGAACGACTTAAACTCCGAACGTCTACGATCTATCGCTCCTATTATCGAAATTGCCTGGATGGAGCTTGGGTGGAAAGAGCATCTGCGGTTTATCGCACAGGCGATTCAAAGGGTGGAAAAGGCAGAACAATGGCTGGCAGACTTTGAAAGGGAAGAACAGTGGGCGCGGAAAGCCATTCAAACGAGCCCAATTGTGAATGAGACGCTGACCATTCTAGTCATCAAACCGGATACCTTACAAATATATGGAATCAGAAATGTTGGATATGTGATGTATCAATCGCTCGGATTACGGCCTCCGACCAAGATTGCCCAGGAAATACAGAGGTTTGGCGACCAATTTCATTCGGTATCTATCCAACTGTCGGAACTTCAGGATTACGAGGGCACTCGTATGCTCGTCATTGTTTTTCCAGATGAAAAAGGGTCAAAGGCTCATTCAGAAGGTATATTTAACTCGGAATACTGGAAAGAGCTCGAGGCAGTGAAGCAAAATCGGATCTATGAGTTGGAGCAGGAAGAGTGGATACCCTACAATCCGGTTTCCCTTCGTTTGCAGCTTGGACGGGCTGTATCCTTATGGACTGGCATCCAATAA
- a CDS encoding iron-hydroxamate ABC transporter substrate-binding protein, producing the protein MRKLFVPFILVLVLLLSACGSNSAKDTTENATTSNESNSSNTDSAGSSSESDSGTFTYQSETGPVEVPSHPQRVVVLTRFLTGNVMALDVPLVGVDEMSKENPNFKEKLANTEAVTDESLEKIIELNPDLIIGLSDIKNVDKLKQIAPTVTYTYGKVDFLKQQLEIGKLVNKEKEAQAWVDDFDARSKKVGEEIKAKIGANATVSVIETFNKQLYVYGEKFGRGTEILYDQFGLGMPDKVKDATKKDGFFAVSNEVLKDYMGDYVIFSKNADEDNSFQNTETYKNIDAVKNNRVFEADAKAFYFNDPLSMEYQLEFFIEHFLGK; encoded by the coding sequence ATGAGAAAGCTTTTTGTTCCATTTATATTAGTTCTGGTTTTATTGCTTAGCGCTTGTGGAAGCAACTCAGCCAAAGATACAACGGAGAATGCAACTACATCCAACGAATCCAATTCTTCGAACACGGATTCAGCAGGTTCTTCATCCGAGTCAGATTCGGGCACGTTCACTTATCAATCGGAGACAGGTCCTGTGGAAGTTCCTTCCCACCCTCAACGCGTGGTTGTGCTGACACGATTCCTGACAGGAAACGTGATGGCCCTGGATGTGCCGCTGGTCGGTGTGGATGAAATGTCCAAGGAGAACCCAAATTTCAAAGAAAAACTGGCGAATACAGAGGCGGTTACCGACGAAAGTCTGGAGAAAATTATTGAATTGAACCCAGATCTGATTATCGGCCTGTCTGATATCAAGAACGTAGATAAGCTGAAGCAAATTGCTCCGACAGTCACCTATACATATGGTAAGGTGGACTTCCTCAAGCAACAACTGGAGATCGGAAAGCTTGTGAACAAAGAAAAAGAAGCACAGGCTTGGGTTGACGATTTTGACGCTCGAAGCAAAAAAGTTGGGGAAGAGATCAAAGCCAAAATTGGCGCCAATGCGACTGTATCCGTTATTGAAACGTTTAATAAGCAACTTTATGTGTATGGCGAAAAATTCGGACGTGGAACGGAAATACTGTATGATCAATTCGGCTTAGGTATGCCAGATAAGGTCAAGGATGCTACCAAGAAAGATGGATTCTTTGCAGTATCCAACGAAGTACTGAAAGACTACATGGGTGACTATGTAATATTCAGTAAAAATGCCGACGAAGACAATTCGTTCCAAAATACCGAAACATACAAAAATATTGATGCGGTGAAAAATAATCGAGTATTCGAAGCGGATGCCAAGGCGTTTTACTTCAATGATCCACTGAGTATGGAATACCAGCTGGAATTCTTTATCGAACATTTTCTTGGCAAGTAA
- a CDS encoding iron ABC transporter permease: protein MKNKRLPFRFATKLLGSVLVLIVCFIIAMMFGAEETTFRNLWLTLTSATKNDNILILREIRLPRELAAMLIGAALAVSGGIMQGITRNPLADPGLLGLTSGANMALALAFVFMPSLGYFGIMVACFVGAALGAALVIVLGSMRRGSLSPIRVVLAGAAVSAFMYAISDGISIYFKISKDVSMWTSGGLIGTTWGQIQAIAPVILVGLAVVPFLSNQINILSLSDEVATGLGQKLVLVKTVLFLLVIVLTGASVALIGNMAFVGLMIPHIVRKLVGTDYRYIIPVSIFAGASFMLLAETLGRTINAPYETPVVAIASMLGLPFFLFVVRRGGKAFS from the coding sequence ATGAAAAATAAACGACTTCCTTTTCGGTTTGCAACCAAGCTGCTGGGTAGTGTACTCGTACTTATCGTGTGTTTCATCATCGCCATGATGTTTGGCGCAGAAGAAACGACATTTCGCAATCTCTGGCTGACCCTGACCTCTGCGACGAAGAACGATAATATTCTTATTTTGCGAGAGATCAGACTTCCAAGGGAACTCGCTGCCATGCTGATCGGAGCGGCTCTCGCCGTCTCCGGAGGCATCATGCAGGGGATTACTCGCAATCCCCTGGCTGATCCTGGACTGCTCGGTCTGACTTCAGGTGCCAATATGGCGCTTGCACTGGCTTTTGTTTTTATGCCATCACTCGGATATTTCGGGATTATGGTTGCTTGTTTTGTTGGTGCTGCACTTGGAGCCGCATTGGTTATTGTGCTTGGCTCGATGCGGAGGGGGAGCTTGTCTCCTATCCGGGTAGTGCTGGCCGGGGCAGCGGTATCCGCTTTTATGTATGCCATCTCGGATGGCATCAGTATCTATTTCAAAATTTCCAAGGATGTATCCATGTGGACTTCGGGAGGACTCATCGGAACGACATGGGGCCAGATTCAAGCCATTGCGCCTGTCATACTGGTTGGTTTAGCTGTAGTTCCATTTCTTTCCAACCAGATCAACATTCTTAGCTTGAGCGATGAGGTGGCGACTGGACTGGGGCAGAAGCTTGTACTCGTCAAAACTGTTCTGTTCCTGCTGGTCATCGTGCTTACCGGAGCGTCGGTTGCATTGATTGGAAACATGGCCTTTGTCGGCTTAATGATCCCGCATATTGTCCGTAAATTGGTAGGCACGGACTATCGGTATATTATACCCGTATCCATTTTTGCCGGAGCATCGTTTATGCTGCTTGCCGAAACACTGGGTCGAACGATAAATGCACCTTACGAAACACCGGTGGTCGCCATTGCTTCCATGCTTGGTTTACCTTTCTTCCTGTTCGTTGTGCGTAGAGGGGGCAAAGCGTTCTCATGA